From the Pseudomonas sp. VD-NE ins genome, the window TCATCCGCAAACTCGGCGACTCCGACCTCGCCCTGCAACACAACAAAGTCATCAACCTGAAACTCGCCGTCGCTGCCATCGACAGCGTCATCATCGGCCCCGGCGAACACTTCTCCTTCTGCCGCCTCGTCGGCCGCCCGACTTTGAAGCGCGGCTACGTTGAAGGCATGGAACTGTCATTCGGCGAGGCACGACGCGGTGTAGGCGGTGGCATCTGCCAACTGAGCAACCTGATTCACTGGATGGCGATTCATTCTCCGCTGGTGGTGGTCGAGCGCTCCAACCACAGCTTCGACCCGTTTCCCGATGAAGGGCGGGTGCTGCCGTTTGGATCCGGGGCGGCGATTTTCTACAACTACGTTGATCTGGTGCTGCATAACCCGACGGATCGGAGCTTTCAGCTGAAGTTGAACGTCGGCGAGACACAACTCGAAGGGGAGTTGTTGTGTGATCGGGTGAGGGAATATCGCTATCACGTGTTTCAAGAGGCGCATCGGTTTGTGCGGGAGGGCGCGCGGGTGTATCGGGAGAATGAGATTTGGCGGGAGGTGAGGGAGAAGGGGCAGGTTGGGGAATTGGTGGAACGGGTGAGGTTGTATCGGAATCGGGTGGTGGTTAAGTATGACGTGGCAGATGAGTTGATCGGGTAGGGCGCGTGAAAGCACTTCGCTGACGATGGCGCCCTTTGATCAGTTTCTGAAATACAACTCATCCAGTTGGCGTCTGCGTATCGAGAGGTACTCCTCCCATACCTTGGGAAAGTCCTCATCTTTGGTTAGAGGGAAAGTCAGATAAATGTACTTTCCAACAACGCTGATGTATTGCCTCGCGCGTTTGAAGGCCGGCTGCTCGTAAGCTGCGACGCTTTCATCGTAGGCGTCATGGTAGTGATAGATGCTTACCCGATGGGGAGCGATCATGCATCGCGAAAAATCGATCACCCAGCAGCTATCAACGGCTGTACTCAAATAACCGTAAACACCATCAGTAGATAGACGCAGGCATGAATTTGCCTGAGTGCCGTCGTCATCGCTGACCAGAATGATCTGGTCCGCGAAGTAATGAATATTCCTGCCGTCCGGCCCTTGCAAAGACAGGCTCCAACCTTCGGCTCCCATACGGAATTCACCGTTGTTATCAAAGGTTGCTGTCCAT encodes:
- a CDS encoding VanW family protein, encoding MKPLSLYHPALYWLRVWQKRLFRQIAWHCSSKRYARPVATAERLPFRYLKHTSKLIRKLGDSDLALQHNKVINLKLAVAAIDSVIIGPGEHFSFCRLVGRPTLKRGYVEGMELSFGEARRGVGGGICQLSNLIHWMAIHSPLVVVERSNHSFDPFPDEGRVLPFGSGAAIFYNYVDLVLHNPTDRSFQLKLNVGETQLEGELLCDRVREYRYHVFQEAHRFVREGARVYRENEIWREVREKGQVGELVERVRLYRNRVVVKYDVADELIG